A genomic region of Alligator mississippiensis isolate rAllMis1 chromosome 4, rAllMis1, whole genome shotgun sequence contains the following coding sequences:
- the SELENOO gene encoding protein adenylyltransferase SelO, mitochondrial has protein sequence MQQPQPAAAAPGSSSSEGRDAEAGAGWLGALRFDNLALRSLPLDPCDDPAPRPVPGACFSRVRPAPLQAPRLVALSRPALALLGLRPPAGSEAENEAALCFSGNRLPPGAEPAAHCYCGHQFGSFAGQLGDGAAMYLGEVLGPAGRRWEVQLKGAGLTPFSRQADGRKVLRSSIREFLCSEAMFHLGIPTTRAGTCVTSDSKVIRDVFYDGNPKHERCTVVLRIASTFIRFGSFEIFKPMDEHTGRKGPSVNRNDIRTQMLNYVISTFYPEIQQAYPDNTIQRNAAFFREITKRTARLVAEWQCVGFCHGVLNTDNMSIVGLTIDYGPFGFMDRYDPEHICNGSDNTGRYAYNKQPEICKWNLGKLAEALVPELPLEISELILEEEYNVEFEKHYLQKMRKKLGLIQLELEEDNKLVSELLETMHLTGADFTNIFRLLSSFSVDLDFLKFEEFLEKIANQCASMEELKVAFKPQMDPRQLSMMLMLAQSNPQLFALIGTKANINEELERIEQYSKLQQLTAADLLSRNNRHWTEWLEKYRARLEKEIENINAVDTWNAERVKVMNSNNPKYILRNYIAQNAIEAAENGDFTEVRKVLKLLEDPFQETESFNEVQEEPEEEEIVAAAAACAEVTRSKPPYCSKPPIWASELCVTUSS, from the exons ATGCAGCAGCCCCAACCGGCCGCCGCGgcgccaggcagcagcagcagcgaggggcgGGACGCGGAGGCGGGCGCGGGCTGGCTCGGCGCGCTGCGCTTCGACAACCTGGCGCTGCGGTCGCTGCCGCTGGACCCGTGTGACGACCCGGCGCCGCGGCCCGTGCCCGGCGCCTGCTTCTCGCGCGTGCGGCCAGCGCCGCTGCAGGCCCCGCGCCTCGTGGCGCTGTCGCGGCCGGCGCTGGCGCTGCTGGGGCTGCGGCCGCCGGCGGGGTCCGAGGCCGAGAACGAGGCCGCGCTGTGCTTCAGCGGCAACCGCCTGCCGCCCGGCGCCGAGCCCGCCGCGCACTGCTACTGCGGCCACCAGTTCGGCAGCTTCGCGGGCCAGCTGGGCGACGGCGCCGCCATGTACCTGGGCGAGGTGCTGGGCCCGGCCGGGCGGCGCTGGGAGGTGCAGCTCAAGGGCGCCGGCCTCACGCCCTTCTCCCG GCAAGCTGATGGTCGTAAGGTCCTGCGGTCAAGTATAAGAGAATTCCTGTGCAGTGAGGCTATGTTTCACCTTGGAATACCCACAACAAGGGCTGGAACATGTGTAACATCTGACTCGAAAGTTATTCGGGATGTATTCTATGATGGAAATCCAAAACATGAAAGATGCACAGTTGTCCTGAGAATAGCTTCCACTTTTATAAG gTTTGGATCATTTGAGATTTTTAAACCTATGGATGAACATACAGGACGGAAGGGTCCCAGTGTCAACCGAAATGATATTCGAACACAGATGCTTAACTACGTGATCAGTACTTTCTATCCAGAAATCCAGCAGGCTTATCCTGACAACACTATTCAGAGGAATGCTGCTTTCTTCAGAGAG ATAACAAAGCGGACAGCAAGGTTGGTTGCTGAATGGCAGTGTGTTGGATTTTGCCATGGTGTGCTGAACACAGATAATATGAGCATCGTAGGACTTACTATTGACTATGGCCCTTTTGGGTTTATGGACAG ATATGACCCTGAACACATTTGCAATGGTTCTGATAATACAGGACGCTACGCTTATAACAAGCAGCCAGAAATTTGCAAATGGAATCTAGGGAAGCTTGCTGAAGCTTTAGTCCCTGAATTGCCCTTGGAGATCAGCGAACTCATTCTGGAAGAGGAGTACAATGTAGAATTTGAGAAGCATTATTTGCAGAAGATGAGAAAGAAGCTAGGACTCATTCAGCTGGAATTAGAAGAAGATAATAAATTGGTATCTGAACTCCTAGAAACTATGCATCTCACAG GTGCAGACTTCACAAATATTTTCCGGTTGCTGAGTTCGTTCTCAGTagatttggattttttaaaatttgaggAATTTCTAGAAAAAATTGCCAATCAGTGTGCTTCCATGGAAGAATTGAAAGTCGCTTTCAAGCCCCAGATGGATCCAAG ACAACTTTCCATGATGCTGATGTTGGCTCAATCTAATCCTCAACTGTTTGCTTTAATTGGAACAAAAGCTAATATAAATGAAGAATTAGAACGCATAGAACAATATTCTAAATTGCAGCAGTTAACAGCAGCTGACCTACTCAGCAGAAATAACAGACATTGGACAGAATGGTTGGAGAAATACAG AGCCCGcttagaaaaagaaatagaaaacattAATGCTGTTGATACTTGGAATGCTGAACGTGTGAAAGTTATGAATTCAAACAAtccaaaatatattttgagaAACTACATCGCTCAAAATGCCATAGAAGCAGCTGAAAATGGTGACTTCACAGAG GTAAGAAAGGTGTTGAAGCTGTTGGAGGATCCATTCCAAGAGACAGAAAGTTTCAATGAGGTACAGGAAGAGCCAGAAGAGGAAGAAAtagttgctgcagctgctgcttgtgctgaAGTGACCAGAAGCAAACCTCCATATTGCAGTAAACCTCCCATCTGGGCTTCAGAACTCTGTGTCACGTGATCTTCATAA